In Nostoc sp. GT001, a genomic segment contains:
- the nifK gene encoding nitrogenase molybdenum-iron protein subunit beta codes for MPQNPEKIQDHVELFHQPEYQQLFENKKQFENGHDPEEVTRVAEWTKGWDYREKNFAREALTVNPAKGCQPLGAIFAAVGFEGTLPFVQGSQGCVAYFRTHLTRHYKEPFSGVSSSMTEDAAVFGGLQNMIDGLANSYQLYKPKMIAVCTTCMAEVIGDDLQAFINNSKQAGSVPQDFPVPYAHTPSFVGSHITGYDNMMKGILSNLTAGHKKETSNGKINFIPGFDTYVGNNRELKRIASLFGFDYTILADNSDYLDSPNTGEFDMYPGGTKLEDAADSINAKATIALQAHSTPKTREYIEKEWKQPTSVSRPWGIKGTDEFLMKLSELSGIPIPEELEIERGRAVDAMTDSHSWIHGKRFAIYGEPDLVYSVVGFMLEMGAEPVHILVHNSNEVFEAEIKELLASSPFGQHATVWPGKDLWHMRSLLFTEPVDFLVGNTYGKYLWRDTKIPLVRIGYPIMDRHHLHRYATIGYQGVINLLNWTVNTLFEEIDRNTNIPSKTDISYDLIR; via the coding sequence ATGCCTCAGAATCCAGAAAAAATTCAAGACCACGTCGAGTTATTCCACCAGCCTGAGTACCAACAGCTATTTGAAAACAAAAAGCAGTTTGAAAACGGTCACGACCCCGAAGAAGTAACACGGGTTGCAGAGTGGACAAAGGGTTGGGATTATCGTGAAAAGAACTTCGCTCGTGAAGCTTTAACCGTTAACCCTGCTAAAGGTTGTCAACCATTGGGAGCAATCTTTGCTGCTGTTGGTTTTGAAGGTACTCTACCTTTCGTTCAAGGTTCTCAAGGTTGCGTTGCTTACTTCCGCACCCACTTAACCCGTCACTACAAAGAACCATTCTCTGGTGTATCTTCTTCAATGACTGAAGATGCAGCCGTGTTTGGTGGTCTGCAAAACATGATTGACGGCTTGGCGAACTCTTACCAACTCTACAAGCCCAAAATGATCGCTGTCTGCACCACCTGTATGGCAGAAGTAATTGGTGATGACTTACAAGCCTTCATCAACAACTCTAAGCAAGCTGGTTCAGTTCCTCAAGATTTCCCAGTACCTTACGCTCACACCCCTAGCTTTGTCGGTTCCCACATCACTGGTTACGACAATATGATGAAGGGAATTCTTTCTAACTTGACCGCAGGTCATAAGAAAGAAACCAGCAATGGTAAAATCAACTTCATCCCAGGTTTTGATACCTACGTAGGCAACAACCGCGAACTCAAGCGGATTGCTTCTTTGTTCGGCTTTGACTACACAATTCTAGCCGACAACAGCGACTACCTCGATTCACCAAACACAGGTGAGTTCGATATGTACCCAGGTGGTACAAAGCTAGAAGATGCAGCAGATTCAATCAATGCGAAAGCTACGATCGCTCTGCAAGCACACTCTACACCAAAAACCCGCGAGTACATCGAAAAAGAATGGAAGCAACCAACCTCAGTTTCCCGTCCTTGGGGCATTAAGGGTACTGATGAGTTCTTGATGAAACTCAGCGAATTGAGCGGTATCCCCATTCCTGAAGAATTGGAAATCGAACGCGGTCGTGCAGTTGATGCCATGACTGACTCTCACTCATGGATTCACGGCAAGCGCTTCGCTATCTACGGCGAACCAGATTTAGTATACAGCGTAGTTGGCTTTATGCTAGAAATGGGTGCTGAACCTGTGCATATCTTGGTTCACAACAGCAACGAAGTATTTGAAGCAGAAATCAAAGAATTGCTTGCTTCTAGCCCCTTCGGTCAACATGCAACTGTTTGGCCTGGTAAAGACTTGTGGCACATGCGTTCATTGTTGTTCACCGAACCAGTAGATTTCTTAGTTGGTAACACCTACGGTAAGTACCTGTGGCGCGACACCAAGATTCCCCTCGTGAGAATCGGCTACCCCATCATGGATCGCCACCACTTACACCGCTACGCCACCATTGGTTATCAAGGCGTGATCAACCTCCTCAACTGGACTGTAAACACCCTGTTTGAAGAAATCGATCGCAACACCAACATTCCTTCTAAGACAGATATTTCCTACGACTTGATTCGTTAG
- a CDS encoding Mo-dependent nitrogenase C-terminal domain-containing protein has product METINHTHEHTHTHPHPNYHPPNQKKPGWFHNILNPLRSVVDGIQVKNNRIAHLICQTIPCCCPFERQIKLFGKTIDIPPLCKLNPLYDEFVGLRFRALSYLADVCGEDVTKYIC; this is encoded by the coding sequence ATGGAAACCATCAATCACACTCACGAACATACTCACACTCATCCTCATCCTAATTACCATCCACCTAATCAGAAAAAACCAGGATGGTTCCACAATATTCTGAATCCGTTGCGTAGTGTAGTGGATGGAATTCAGGTTAAAAATAATCGCATCGCTCATCTAATTTGCCAAACAATTCCTTGTTGTTGTCCCTTTGAGCGACAAATTAAATTATTTGGGAAGACTATTGATATCCCACCACTATGTAAACTCAATCCTTTATATGACGAATTTGTAGGATTGCGTTTCCGCGCTCTATCTTACCTCGCTGATGTATGTGGAGAGGATGTCACAAAATACATTTGTTAG